The following coding sequences lie in one Lolium perenne isolate Kyuss_39 chromosome 2, Kyuss_2.0, whole genome shotgun sequence genomic window:
- the LOC139835564 gene encoding uncharacterized protein: protein MARWAPPQPGIVKINVDGAVARSQGGGACSAVCRDDRGRFLGSSSVKINGITCPVTLEAMACAEAMSLATDLHVRNLLIASDCLSVVKELQSKQSGGPHCMVIKEILSRRSSFQDVFYIHERREANGEAHRLARSTTTLDAGRHVWLGNPPNGLGIPVILSITDQ, encoded by the coding sequence ATGGCCAGGTGGGCTCCTCCACAGCCGGGGATTGTGAAGATTAATGTTGATGGTGCAGTGGCCAGATCTCAAGGAGGTGGAGCCTGCAGTGCGGTTTGTAGGGATGATCGGGGAAGGTTCTTGGGGAGCTCTTCTGTTAAGATCAATGGGATCACTTGCCCGGTTACTCTTGAGGCTATGGCCTGTGCGGAGGCAATGTCTCTGGCCACCGATCTACATGTCCGTAATCTGCTGATTGCCTCAGATTGCTTGTCAGTTGTCAAGGAACTGCAGAGTAAACAAAGTGGTGGACCTCATTGCATGGTGATCAAGGAAATTTTATCTCGTCGAAGTTCTTTTCAGGATGTCTTTTACATCCACGAGCGGCGTGAAGCTAATGGTGAAGCCCATCGTCTTGCACGATCAACGACTACCTTAGATGCTGGTAGACATGTGTGGCTTGGCAATCCCCCTAATGGATTGGGTATACCTGTAATTCTTTCTATAACTGATCAATAA